In Mytilus galloprovincialis chromosome 1, xbMytGall1.hap1.1, whole genome shotgun sequence, the following are encoded in one genomic region:
- the LOC143068035 gene encoding transcription initiation factor IIE subunit beta-like yields the protein MDPALLKERAAFINRAKAQPAVEKRKHTDTSSHSSKKHKSSSSSKQKVSNGASSAPKTPFDYKTSHGSSQYKFGILAKIVKYMKTRHQEGQSHGLTLDDILDETNQLDVPTKHRHWLLTEALKNNPKIKTLNFGNDQKFLFNPSYDIRDKKGLLNLLKKHDLHGLGGILQEDIEEALPRAEKCMKNLGDNIVYVQRPHDKKKVLFYNDKYCRYSVDEEFQKLWRGVSVEGMDERKIEEYLDKQGISSMQDVNIKKVVNMQKRRKGKKNNKFKKLNEHLDGVLQDYSDKQ from the coding sequence ATGGATCCAGCACTTCTGAAAGAGAGAGCAGCTTTCATAAACAGGGCAAAAGCACAGCCAGCTGTAGAAAAAAGAAAGCATACGGACACTTCTTCTCATTCTTCTAAAAAACACAAGTCATCTTCATCATCAAAACAGAAAGTAAGCAATGGAGCATCATCAGCACCAAAAACACCATTTGACTATAAAACAAGTCATGGTAGTTCACAATATAAATTTGGAATACTTGCTAAGATTGTAAAATACATGAAGACAAGACATCAGGAAGgacaatcacatggtttaacatTGGACGATATATTGGACGAGACAAATCAATTAGATGTACCAACAAAACATAGACATTGGTTGTTAACAGAAGCTTTAAAAAACAATCCCAAAATCAAAACGCTCAATTTTGGAAATGACCAAAAATTCTTATTCAACCCGTCTTATGATATAAGAGACAAAAAAGGCTTACTAAATTTGTTAAAGAAGCATGACCTCCATGGACTGGGAGGAATTCTTCAGGAAGACATAGAAGAAGCTTTACCTAGGGCTGAGAAGTGCATGAAAAACCTCGGAGACAATATTGTGTATGTGCAACGTCCACATGACAAaaagaaagttttattttataatgataaatacTGTCGTTACAGTGTGGATGAAGAATTTCAGAAACTATGGAGAGGTGTGTCTGTTGAAGGTATGGATGAGAGGAAGATTGAAGAATATTTGGACAAACAGGGAATTTCCTCTATGCAAGATGTTAATATCAAGAAAGTAGTAAATATGCAGAAACgaagaaagggaaagaaaaataacaaatttaagaaattaaaTGAGCATTTAGATGGTGTTCTACAAGACTACTCAGATAAACAATAA